GGGCCGCGGAGTAAATTGCTCTCTCTTCCATCCAGCTTACAGTAAAGACCTATTCCGAAAAAAATATAATATTACAGCAGACTATGTTCTTTCCTATGTAGGGCGCATCGCCCCTGAAAAAGATATCGATACTCTTCAAGCACTCATTCATAAAACTAAAAAAGAGCGAAATGATATTCATTGGCTCATAACTGGAGATGGTCCTCTTGCTAAAAATTTTCATCAAAATACTTCAAAGACAAATGTAACTTTTACAGGATATTTGCAAGGCGAAAATTTAGCGGAAGCGTACGCTTGCTCTGATATAATGGTATTTCCATCCGCTACTGAAACATTTGGCAATGTCGTGCTCGAATCACTAGCATGCGGAACACCTGTCATCGGTGCAAATAGTGGTGGCGTTAAAAATATTATTGAAGATGGAAAAACAGGCCTACTCTGCGAACCCCAAAATACGGACTCATTTTTATCATCTATTTATTATTTATTACATCATGGCGAAATTCGTGTACAAATGGGAAAATCTGCGTCTATGTATGCACAATCGCAAAGCTGGGATGAAATTTTTCATAGCCTATTCATGCAATACGAAGAAATATTTCATCAAAACAATTCAGAGTTACTTGCTTAAATATATGATAAAATCCCTACAAATTATTGTAGGGATTTTACTACATTATTGTGATTTTTAGGTTAATTAATAGTACATGAAGTTAAATTTCATACTCTTTTCATAGTCATTATATCAAGAAAACATATAAACGAATAGACTTGTAATAATTACCTAAAAATTTAATATATGGTTATACAGTAAAAAAAGGTTTTTTGCTGCATAATGATTTTAGGTTATATATTCCCCCTAAAATCAATTTACTCACATACATATATACACTAATTGTTACCCAAATTCATGTATATCAAAAAAACCTTTCATTTATTTGAAAGGTCTTTTTGAGCTTTTACATACTCGTCCTTCGTATTCACATTCATAAACCATTCTTCTTTCGCACACAAATCTTCTCCTATCACATACTTTACGTTGCACTGTGATAAAAATTGTCCCATGCTTCTTCTTTCTTCCTGAAGAGATCTATAAATTTTCTCTTTCATACGCTTATGATACGCTGCGAGTAATGGCTGCTTCCTTCCTTCTATAATAGGAACGATCGCATCGTATTCATCCCTTATTTGTCCTAGTAATATTGTGATCCATTCCTTTGAAACATTCGGTACATCACAAGGAACAATCATATACCAATCTGAATCTATATACTCCATCCCTGATACAATTCCGGCTAATGGTCCATGTCCTTTATAAAGCGGGATATCTTCTATAACAGGAACTTTTACTAAATGAGTTAGTCTTTCTTTTATAGTAGGGTGACTAATTAACACCACATTTTGTAAAGTACTCTGCATTACTGTCACAATATGCTCTGCAAAAGTGTGTCCTTGCCAACTTGCTAATGCTTTTGGCTCACCAAATCTGCTCGACATGCCACCAGCTAGTACAATTCCAACGCAATTGTTCATTGGCGATGCAGCTCAAATATAATATGTCCTAATTCCGGTAAAATCAATTTATTCATCGCAAGGTGCACTGCTCCGCTAGATCCTGGCATTGAAAAAACAACTTTCCTTCCAATTGTTCCGCCAATTGCCCTACTTAACATCGCGCCACTTCCGATATCTTCCAAATAACTAATCATGCGGAACAACTCACCAAAACCGACAATCTCCTTATCTAATAGTGCTGATATCGCTTCAATCGTCACATCGCGTTTCGTAATGCCTGTACCGCCACTTGTTAATACAACATCTACATCTTCTTGATGATAACCAGCTAACACAGCTTGCTGTATGCTTTCTTTATCGTCTTTCACAACTTCATACGCTGTCACCTTATGTCCAGCTTCTATTAATAATTCGTGTAATAATTGGCCACTCTTATCCGTCTCTTTCGTACGTGTATCAGAGACCGTAATAATTTTACAATGCACCTCTTTCGGCGCTTGTTTTTTATGTTCGATTACGCTCATCTTTTTTCTCTCCTTCTCCTGAACTCCTTTTATTTTATCATAGATGCATTTTTACAATTCCCTATGAAAGGATAAAAGCGCTATGATACAATATAAGTATATATACCCATAAAAAGGGATAATTTTATGATTCAAATTCTATTTCACAATATAAAAAATATGTACCGTTACTCCCATTTCTTATTATCCTATCCTTCTTTCGACTCATCGCTTACGGATTCAATATTAACTTTTTAAAACTATATGTAGAATGCCTGATGGCGGAGTTCGTTACTATTTAACTAGTACTTTAATCCCTCTCATACTCGCTTATGTAATAAATTTTATTTGGAAACGTAAATCACAAACTATTTCATAATTAGGAGGTCTACTCATTAT
The DNA window shown above is from Bacillus clarus and carries:
- a CDS encoding molybdenum cofactor guanylyltransferase, translating into MNNCVGIVLAGGMSSRFGEPKALASWQGHTFAEHIVTVMQSTLQNVVLISHPTIKERLTHLVKVPVIEDIPLYKGHGPLAGIVSGMEYIDSDWYMIVPCDVPNVSKEWITILLGQIRDEYDAIVPIIEGRKQPLLAAYHKRMKEKIYRSLQEERRSMGQFLSQCNVKYVIGEDLCAKEEWFMNVNTKDEYVKAQKDLSNK
- a CDS encoding MogA/MoaB family molybdenum cofactor biosynthesis protein, producing the protein MSVIEHKKQAPKEVHCKIITVSDTRTKETDKSGQLLHELLIEAGHKVTAYEVVKDDKESIQQAVLAGYHQEDVDVVLTSGGTGITKRDVTIEAISALLDKEIVGFGELFRMISYLEDIGSGAMLSRAIGGTIGRKVVFSMPGSSGAVHLAMNKLILPELGHIIFELHRQ
- a CDS encoding glycosyltransferase family 4 protein encodes the protein MRVAIFTDTFTPQINGVAKTLDRLTNYFQKQNIAYSVFAPQHKAEDNFVANVNKMRSIPLTILYPECRFAFPTPRIKRELLAFRPDIIHIATPFNMGLCGLYYAKKLNIPVVGSYHTDFDAYLRYYKIEFFFNMLWNYLKWFHSHMRKNFVPSPETLQQLTNKGFQNLYIWGRGVNCSLFHPAYSKDLFRKKYNITADYVLSYVGRIAPEKDIDTLQALIHKTKKERNDIHWLITGDGPLAKNFHQNTSKTNVTFTGYLQGENLAEAYACSDIMVFPSATETFGNVVLESLACGTPVIGANSGGVKNIIEDGKTGLLCEPQNTDSFLSSIYYLLHHGEIRVQMGKSASMYAQSQSWDEIFHSLFMQYEEIFHQNNSELLA